From Coleofasciculaceae cyanobacterium, the proteins below share one genomic window:
- a CDS encoding helix-turn-helix domain-containing protein: MSERAYKFRFYPTQAQENLLRRTMGCVRLVYNKALAHYTEGW, translated from the coding sequence ATGAGTGAACGTGCTTACAAGTTCCGCTTTTACCCGACACAAGCGCAAGAAAATCTTTTGCGACGGACAATGGGTTGCGTGCGTTTGGTCTACAACAAAGCTCTTGCGCACTATACCGAGGGTTGGTA